One Sphingomonas endolithica DNA segment encodes these proteins:
- a CDS encoding glycoside hydrolase family protein, whose protein sequence is MQMLRIGSRGDEVRTLQTLLQRYDPQLSADGVFGPQTERAVRLSQRRNGLYPPDGIAGPMTMGALTGTTIGGPTKSVPIPTARSAAVRSANAAAAATSRPIAPGNGDAGPLKAAVDPARERARTAPMPTGVASPVASMITSRAGRHFIISHESQRNVSNRLHHPSAGSGVTIGPGYDMKDRTVAEVTRHLVDINVPRDAAASAARGAGKSGAEAASFVKDNKSLLNLSTDQEAALLARIVGDYEAKVKRAIKVPLHQQEFDALVSYAYNPGGGWRRTTTLVNEGKPHDAMVEIKRHVKSKGEVIRSLVTRRDAESRMFLYGEYR, encoded by the coding sequence ATGCAGATGCTACGGATCGGCAGCAGAGGCGACGAAGTCCGGACTCTGCAGACCCTGTTGCAGCGTTACGACCCGCAATTGTCGGCAGACGGCGTCTTCGGGCCGCAGACCGAACGCGCGGTCAGGCTGAGCCAGCGCCGCAACGGCCTTTACCCGCCGGACGGGATCGCTGGGCCAATGACGATGGGAGCGCTGACCGGTACGACGATCGGCGGCCCGACTAAGAGCGTTCCGATCCCGACAGCGAGGTCGGCGGCGGTACGATCGGCCAACGCCGCGGCAGCCGCAACCTCGCGCCCCATCGCGCCCGGCAACGGCGATGCCGGGCCGCTGAAGGCTGCGGTCGATCCCGCGCGCGAACGTGCCCGCACCGCGCCGATGCCGACCGGCGTGGCGTCACCGGTTGCCTCGATGATCACCTCGCGCGCCGGACGTCATTTCATCATCAGTCACGAATCGCAGCGCAACGTCAGCAATCGCCTCCATCATCCGTCCGCGGGCAGCGGCGTCACGATCGGCCCGGGCTATGATATGAAGGATCGCACGGTCGCCGAGGTCACGCGCCATCTGGTAGACATCAACGTGCCGCGCGATGCCGCCGCCAGCGCAGCCCGAGGGGCGGGCAAATCCGGTGCAGAGGCCGCGAGCTTCGTAAAGGATAACAAGAGCTTGCTCAACCTGAGCACCGATCAGGAAGCAGCATTGCTCGCCCGCATCGTCGGTGATTACGAGGCGAAGGTGAAGCGCGCGATCAAGGTGCCGTTGCACCAGCAGGAATTCGATGCGCTGGTCTCCTACGCGTATAATCCGGGCGGCGGATGGCGGCGGACGACGACGTTGGTCAACGAGGGCAAGCCGCATGATGCGATGGTGGAGATCAAACGCCACGTGAAGTCGAAGGGCGAGGTGATCCGCAGTCTCGTGACCCGGCGTGATGCCGAGAGTCGCATGTTTTTGTATGGAGAGTATCGATGA
- a CDS encoding ShlB/FhaC/HecB family hemolysin secretion/activation protein yields the protein MSKTSLKTMYLGSGTIIAAALTPVMAQAQQTPAPPPQLPQPQVALPSRQEVSPPPPETRQPSAASVDASRALELAPCPFDGSPLKLTITRLNFTRPDGSAVQPEIARSLARVTVPDGERPLSEVCAIRDRANAALRSAGWVASVKIPPQEITGGTLELQVVTARIVEIRVRGSAGAYESILRRRIAQIQALDPLNEREAERLLLLAGDIPGLEVQLSLRPAGTEQGDVIGELTVASRRFAVLGNVQNQNSRLTGRETGYLRAEFYGLTGHADVTYVGLSSTADFREQIVAQVGHVMGIGDDGATVGARFTYAWSHPDLGESDPVRTRTLIAGFDLARPLVRTLRTNVHASAGFDYVNQRSLFGLGDAASPFIIDKLRIGFVGVDADHRSLRLDGKTGFSVGGSLQIRKGFDILDASKQGFRTGGLTSRPNGDPNALVVRASADTMVALGPIFSIAGQAQGQWSKDPLLNFEQYSVGNLTIGRGYDPGISTGDRAAAGRGEVRGDVPLSTRIGTQLFGFYDYVYLRNLEGSREDRSRTFRSFGGGLRLSLPGFAVLEVTYARPLDKASRLDDRPPNRLLVSLTAQFADRAR from the coding sequence GTGTCGAAAACGTCGCTGAAGACGATGTATCTCGGATCGGGCACGATCATTGCGGCTGCGCTGACACCGGTCATGGCGCAGGCGCAGCAGACGCCCGCACCACCGCCGCAGCTGCCGCAGCCACAAGTGGCGCTGCCGTCGCGCCAGGAAGTCAGCCCGCCGCCGCCCGAGACGCGCCAGCCATCTGCTGCCAGCGTGGATGCCAGCCGTGCACTGGAGCTCGCGCCGTGCCCGTTCGACGGATCGCCGCTGAAGCTGACGATCACCAGGCTGAACTTCACGCGGCCCGATGGCAGCGCGGTGCAGCCCGAGATCGCCCGCTCGCTCGCTCGGGTGACGGTGCCCGATGGCGAGCGGCCGTTGAGCGAAGTGTGCGCGATCCGCGACCGCGCCAACGCGGCATTGCGCAGTGCCGGCTGGGTCGCCTCGGTAAAGATCCCGCCACAGGAAATTACCGGCGGCACGCTGGAACTGCAGGTAGTGACCGCGCGCATCGTCGAGATCCGCGTGCGGGGTTCGGCCGGTGCCTATGAGAGCATCCTGCGCCGTCGGATCGCGCAGATCCAGGCACTCGACCCGCTCAACGAACGCGAAGCGGAACGGCTGCTGCTGCTGGCCGGCGATATCCCGGGGCTGGAAGTGCAATTGTCGTTGCGTCCCGCGGGCACCGAGCAAGGCGACGTAATCGGTGAATTGACCGTGGCCTCACGACGGTTTGCCGTGCTGGGCAATGTGCAGAATCAGAATTCCAGGCTGACCGGCCGCGAAACCGGCTATTTGCGCGCCGAATTCTACGGTCTCACCGGACATGCGGATGTTACCTATGTCGGCCTGTCCTCGACGGCGGATTTCCGCGAGCAGATCGTAGCGCAGGTGGGTCATGTGATGGGCATTGGCGATGACGGCGCGACGGTCGGCGCGCGCTTTACCTATGCCTGGTCGCACCCCGATCTGGGCGAGAGCGATCCGGTGCGGACCCGGACGCTGATTGCCGGGTTCGATCTCGCGCGGCCGCTCGTGCGAACCCTGCGGACCAATGTACATGCCAGTGCCGGGTTCGATTACGTCAATCAGCGCTCACTATTCGGCTTGGGCGATGCGGCGAGCCCGTTCATCATCGACAAGCTGCGCATCGGCTTTGTCGGGGTCGATGCCGATCATCGCAGCCTGCGGCTGGACGGCAAGACCGGCTTCTCGGTCGGTGGCTCGCTGCAAATCCGCAAGGGGTTCGACATCCTGGATGCGAGCAAGCAGGGCTTTCGGACTGGCGGGCTGACCTCAAGGCCCAATGGCGACCCCAACGCCTTGGTGGTGCGTGCGTCTGCCGACACGATGGTCGCGCTCGGGCCGATCTTCAGCATCGCCGGGCAGGCGCAGGGGCAATGGAGCAAGGATCCGCTGCTCAACTTCGAACAATATTCGGTCGGCAATCTGACGATCGGCCGTGGTTACGATCCCGGCATCAGCACCGGCGACCGCGCCGCCGCCGGGCGCGGCGAGGTCAGGGGCGACGTACCGCTGTCGACACGGATCGGCACACAATTGTTCGGCTTCTACGACTATGTGTATCTGCGTAATCTGGAAGGAAGCCGGGAAGATCGCTCGCGCACGTTCCGAAGCTTTGGCGGTGGGTTGCGCCTGTCATTGCCTGGATTTGCCGTGCTCGAGGTCACCTATGCCCGCCCGCTCGACAAAGCATCGCGACTCGACGACCGGCCGCCAAACCGTTTATTAGTGTCGTTGACTGCACAATTCGCTGATCGGGCGCGATAA